A single region of the Lepus europaeus isolate LE1 chromosome 1, mLepTim1.pri, whole genome shotgun sequence genome encodes:
- the C1QL2 gene encoding complement C1q-like protein 2 isoform X2, protein MALGLLIAVPLLLQAAPPGAAHYEMMGTCRMICDPYSAAPGGGPAGAKAPPPGPSTAALEVMQDLSANPPPPFIQGPKGDPGRPGKPGPRGPPGEPGPPGPRGPPGEKGDSGRPGLPGLQLTAGSAGGVGGDVTSALSAAFSGPKIAFYVGLKSPHEGYEVLKFDDVVTNLGNHYDPTTGKFSCQVRGIYFFTYHILMRGGDGTSMWADLCKNGQVRASAIAQDADQNYDYASNSVVLHLDSGDEVYVKLDGGKAHGGNNNKYSTFSGFLLYPD, encoded by the exons ATGGCGCTCGGGCTGCTCATCGCTGTGCCGCTGCTGCTGCAGGCGGCGCCCCCCGGCGCTGCTCACTATGAGATGATGGGCACCTGCCGCATGATCTGCGACCCCTACAGCGCCGCACCCGGCGGGGGACCCGCGGGAGCCAAAGCCCCTCCGCCGGGACCCAGCACCGCCGCCCTGGAAGTCATGCAGGACCTCAGCGCCAACCCTCCGCCCCCCTTCATCCAGGGACCCAAGGGCGACCCAGGGAGACCCGGCAAGCCAGGGCCGCGGGGGCCGCCCGGAGAGCCGGGCCCGCCTGGACCCAGGGGTCCCCCGGGGGAGAAGGGCGACTCGGGACGGCCCGGGCTGCCTGGGCTGCAGCTGACGGCGGGCTCGGCGGGCGGCGTTGGT GGCGATGTGACTAGCGCGCTGAGCGCCGCCTTCAGCGGCCCCAAGATCGCCTTCTACGTGGGCCTCAAGAGCCCCCACGAAGGCTACGAGGTGCTCAAGTTCGACGATGTGGTCACCAATCTGGGCAATCACTACGACCCCACCACGGGCAAGTTCAGCTGCCAGGTGCGCGGCATCTACTTCTTCACCTACCACATCCTCATGCGCGGCGGCGACGGCACCAGCATGTGGGCGGACCTCTGCAAGAACGGGCAG gtgcGGGCCAGCGCCATCGCGCAGGACGCCGACCAGAACTACGACTATGCCAGCAACAGCGTGGTGCTGCACCTCGACTCCGGGGACGAGGTGTACGTGAAGTTGGACGGCGGCAAGGCTCACGGCGGCAACAACAACAAGTACAGCACCTTCTCTGGCTTTCTTCTGTACCCGGATTAG
- the C1QL2 gene encoding complement C1q-like protein 2 isoform X1, translating to MALGLLIAVPLLLQAAPPGAAHYEMMGTCRMICDPYSAAPGGGPAGAKAPPPGPSTAALEVMQDLSANPPPPFIQGPKGDPGRPGKPGPRGPPGEPGPPGPRGPPGEKGDSGRPGLPGLQLTAGSAGGVGVVGGGAGGGGDSEGDVTSALSAAFSGPKIAFYVGLKSPHEGYEVLKFDDVVTNLGNHYDPTTGKFSCQVRGIYFFTYHILMRGGDGTSMWADLCKNGQVRASAIAQDADQNYDYASNSVVLHLDSGDEVYVKLDGGKAHGGNNNKYSTFSGFLLYPD from the exons ATGGCGCTCGGGCTGCTCATCGCTGTGCCGCTGCTGCTGCAGGCGGCGCCCCCCGGCGCTGCTCACTATGAGATGATGGGCACCTGCCGCATGATCTGCGACCCCTACAGCGCCGCACCCGGCGGGGGACCCGCGGGAGCCAAAGCCCCTCCGCCGGGACCCAGCACCGCCGCCCTGGAAGTCATGCAGGACCTCAGCGCCAACCCTCCGCCCCCCTTCATCCAGGGACCCAAGGGCGACCCAGGGAGACCCGGCAAGCCAGGGCCGCGGGGGCCGCCCGGAGAGCCGGGCCCGCCTGGACCCAGGGGTCCCCCGGGGGAGAAGGGCGACTCGGGACGGCCCGGGCTGCCTGGGCTGCAGCTGACGGCGGGCTCGGCGGGCGGCGTTGGTGTGGTGGGTGGCGGAGCCGGGGGCGGAGGCGACTCCGAGGGCGATGTGACTAGCGCGCTGAGCGCCGCCTTCAGCGGCCCCAAGATCGCCTTCTACGTGGGCCTCAAGAGCCCCCACGAAGGCTACGAGGTGCTCAAGTTCGACGATGTGGTCACCAATCTGGGCAATCACTACGACCCCACCACGGGCAAGTTCAGCTGCCAGGTGCGCGGCATCTACTTCTTCACCTACCACATCCTCATGCGCGGCGGCGACGGCACCAGCATGTGGGCGGACCTCTGCAAGAACGGGCAG gtgcGGGCCAGCGCCATCGCGCAGGACGCCGACCAGAACTACGACTATGCCAGCAACAGCGTGGTGCTGCACCTCGACTCCGGGGACGAGGTGTACGTGAAGTTGGACGGCGGCAAGGCTCACGGCGGCAACAACAACAAGTACAGCACCTTCTCTGGCTTTCTTCTGTACCCGGATTAG